In one Euleptes europaea isolate rEulEur1 chromosome 12, rEulEur1.hap1, whole genome shotgun sequence genomic region, the following are encoded:
- the KBTBD3 gene encoding kelch repeat and BTB domain-containing protein 3: MANRYESTSTPSCNGISTPEKKINSLVAEGHGQQILKVLQSFRDQNIFFDFKILVKDEIIPCHRCVLAASSDFFRAMFEVNMKERDNGSVTISNLSPTAVKAFLDYAYTGKTEITNDNVEMFFQLSSFLQVSLLSKACSDFLIKSIDLVNCLQLLSISESYGSTQLFNHALGFARRHFSLLLQTNDFLEMNSEILQKCLEADELNVPDEQHLLKAVLWWTKHDLETRQRSLPHLMKAVRLHQLSEEALQDFLHSEEQLLESTSCLAIVKEAITSVQTSSGLFPDARPSTTEKYILVHKTEGNGVFRHTFCYNIQTDKWKELMYTHIIDLPGSSLSSYGEKIFITGGCKGKCCRTIRLHIGETFHDATNQTWCYCPASDSISLVSPMKKPRTMHTSVVSINQLFVIGGKTRASQGIKSLSDVEAYSPLSREWKSVSPLPRGIYYPEASACQNIIYVLGSEVEITDAFNPSLDCFFKYNATTDQWSELVAEFGQFFHATLIKAVPVNCTLYICDLSTYKVYSFCPDTCVWKGEGSFECAGFNAGAVGIEDKIYILGGDYAPDEVTDEVQVYHSSRSEWEEVSPMPRALTEFHCQVIWFNKYRDPWSFSVVK, translated from the exons ATGGCCAACCGATATGAATCCACCAGTACTCCAAGTTGCAATGGGATCTCAACACCTGAAAAGAAAATCAACTCCTTGGTAGCTGAAGGCCATGGGCAGCAAATCTTAAAGGTCCTGCAAAGCTTCAGAGATCAAAACATCTTTTTTGACTTTAAAATACTTGTGAAAGATGAAATAATCCCATGTCATCGTTGTGTACTAGCAGCAAGTAGTGACTTTTTCAG GGCCATGTTTGAAGTTAACATGAAAGAAAGAGACAATGGGAGTGTTACTATTAGTAATTTATCACCCACAGCAGTGAAGGCTTTTCTAGATTACGCCTACACTGGAAAGACGGAGATAACAAATGACAATGTAGAAATGTTCTTCCagctctcctccttcctccaggTTTCTCTTCTTTCCAAAGCTTGCAGTGACTTTCTGATTAAGAGCATTGATCTCGTCAACTGCTTGCAGCTGTTGTCCATATCGGAAAGTTACGGTTCCACTCAGTTGTTCAACCATGCGCTAGGGTTTGCCCGACGCCATTTTTCCTTATTGCTCCAAACTAATGATTTCTTGGAAATGAATTCGGAGATACTGCAAAAATGTCTAGAAGCTGATGAGCTGAATGTCCCAGATGAGCAACACTTATTGAAAGCTGTCCTTTGGTGGACGAAGCATGACTTAGAAACAAGACAGAGGAGCCTTCCCCACTTGATGAAAGCAGTAAGATTACATCAGTTGTCTGAGGAGGCACTGCAGGACTTCTTGCACTCTGAAGAACAGTTGCTTGAAAGCACCAGCTGTCTAGCAATCGTCAAGGAGGCGATCACATCCGTGCAAACTTCCAGTGGGTTATTTCCAGATGCTCGGCCGTCAACCACAGAGAAGTACATACTGGTTCacaaaactgagggaaatggtgtCTTTCGACATACGTTTTGCTATAACATTCAAACCGATAAATGGAAAGAACTGATGTACACGCACATCATTGATCTTCCAGGATCAAGTTTATCTAGTTACGGTGAAAAAATATTTATAACTGGGGGATGCAAAGGGAAATGTTGCCGGACAATTCGACTTCATATTGGCGAAACATTTCATGATGCTACCAACCAAACTTGGTGTTACTGTCCAGCAAGTGACAGCATCTCATTAGTATCTCCTATGAAAAAGCCAAGAACAATGCACACGTCTGTTGTGAGCATAAATCAGTTGTTTGTGATAGGGGGAAAGACAAGGGCATCTCAAGGTATCAAAAGCCTTTCGGACGTGGAAGCATACAGTCCTCTCTCTAGAGAATGGAAATCTGTGAGTCCATTACCAAGAGGCATATATTATCCAGAAGCAAGTGCGTGCCAGAATATAATTTATGTCCTTGGTTCTGAAGTAGAAATTACTGATGCTTTTAATCCATCTCTTGATTGTTTCTTTAAGTATAATGCTACAACTGATCAGTGGTCTGAGCTGGTAGCAGAATTTGGGCAATTCTTTCATGCAACTTTAATCAAAGCAGTTCCAGTGAACTGCACATTGTACATCTGTGACCTGTCTACCTACAAAGTTTATAGCTTTTGTCCAGATACTTGTGTCTGGAAAGGGGAAGGCTCTTTTGAATGTGCTGGTTTTAATGCAGGAGCAGTTGGAATAGAAGATAAAATTTACATCCTTGGTGGTGATTATGCTCCTGATGAAGTCACCGATGAAGTACAAGTCTACCACAGCAGTAGATCTGAGTGGGAGGAAGTTTCACCCATGCCAAGAGCCTTAACTGAATTTCATTGTCAGGTTATTTGGTTTAATAAATACAGGGACCCGTGGTCTTTTTCAGTAGTAAAATGA